The genomic segment GCACCTGGATCGCCGGATCGTCCATCGGGACAAGGAAGATCGTCAGGCCCTGTTGCTTCTTCTCACCTTTCGTGGTGCGCGCCAGCAAGAAGCACCACTGCGCCATCGTCGCATACGACGTCCAGATCTTCTGACCGCTCACCAGCCAGCCGTCACCGTCCCGGCGCGCGGTCGTGCGCAACGAGGCCAGGTCGCTGCCGGCCTCCGGTTCCGAAAAACCCTGACACCAGATCACTTCACCGCGGGCGATCGCCGGAAGATGCTGGCGCTGCTGGGCTTCGGTGCCGTGCCGCATGATGATGGGCCCCACCCAGTTGACCCCCATGTACTGAGCGCCGCGTGGTTCGTGGTGCGCCCACATCTCCTCGCGGACTACCGTCTGCTCCCACACCGAGACGCCGCGACCGCCGAACTCCACCGGCCACGCCGGGCAGAGCAACTCCTGTTCGGCCAGGGTTCGGCAGAACCGTTGCGCGACTTCCAAATCCGCGGGGTCATCGGTAAACGCGCCGAGAAAGTCCTCGGGGACGTGCTCGTGCACAAGCTCACGCAGACGCGACCGCAACTCTGTCGCGGGCCCACCCATGTCAAAGTTCAAACTCATGCGCTTTCCACCTCCGCCAAACCCAACTCCGCCAGCACCGCCTCGGTGTCGGCGCCGAGTTCGGGGGTCGGGCCGGCGATGCGGCCCGGGGTGCGGGAGAACCAGGT from the Mycolicibacterium crocinum genome contains:
- a CDS encoding acyl-CoA dehydrogenase family protein, whose product is MSLNFDMGGPATELRSRLRELVHEHVPEDFLGAFTDDPADLEVAQRFCRTLAEQELLCPAWPVEFGGRGVSVWEQTVVREEMWAHHEPRGAQYMGVNWVGPIIMRHGTEAQQRQHLPAIARGEVIWCQGFSEPEAGSDLASLRTTARRDGDGWLVSGQKIWTSYATMAQWCFLLARTTKGEKKQQGLTIFLVPMDDPAIQVRPIRCMMGPHHLNEVFFDDLRVTEADVLGTVDEGWSIVQEVTSFERVGIARYARCERLLVAAPTVLGDRWNDLPAELRGRWVRMLTHCRRARLMAYRIVELQSTGQVRPGDAAAYRIAVTKLDQDSAEVLMDIAAEVSHDDPRAGWFLGEVDDHWKYSQASTVSSGSIEMQRILLSRSLLAAAK